One window of the Deltaproteobacteria bacterium genome contains the following:
- a CDS encoding alanine racemase, which produces MRLDDLVTPALVVDTAALEHNLALMARALPGPRLRPHVKATKATALARRQAALGHRGFCCATVREMEGLAAAGLGEDLLLANETLDARRLGRLDARVTVAVDSPETIEAAVAGGVREVLIDVNVGLPRCGCAPEQAGPLADRARRRGLSVRGVMGYEGHAVGLAGRAERKAAVDAAMAKLAAAHAEVGGEVVSAGGTGSFDLNELATEIQAGSYSLMDTAYAKLGLPFRPALAVWSTVVSVGPAWAVCDAGLKSLGMDHGNPAIEGARVWFCSDEHVTFAADPEAPGGARQVKVGDRLRVWPAHVDPTVAYHERLHLVEGDRVVESWAVDLRGW; this is translated from the coding sequence ATGAGGCTCGACGATCTGGTGACGCCGGCGCTGGTGGTCGACACCGCCGCCCTCGAGCACAACCTCGCGCTCATGGCCCGCGCGCTCCCCGGCCCGCGCCTGCGGCCCCACGTGAAGGCCACGAAGGCGACGGCCCTGGCGCGCCGCCAGGCCGCGCTCGGCCACCGCGGCTTCTGCTGCGCGACCGTGCGCGAGATGGAGGGCCTGGCGGCGGCGGGCCTCGGCGAGGACCTGCTCCTTGCCAACGAGACCCTCGACGCGCGCCGGCTCGGGCGCCTCGACGCGCGCGTGACCGTCGCGGTGGACTCGCCGGAGACGATCGAGGCCGCCGTGGCGGGCGGCGTGCGCGAGGTGCTGATCGACGTGAACGTGGGGCTCCCGCGCTGCGGCTGCGCCCCCGAGCAGGCGGGCCCCCTCGCCGACCGCGCGCGGCGGCGCGGCCTCTCCGTGCGCGGCGTCATGGGCTACGAGGGCCACGCGGTCGGGCTCGCCGGCCGCGCCGAGCGCAAGGCCGCCGTCGATGCCGCGATGGCGAAGCTGGCGGCGGCCCACGCCGAGGTCGGCGGGGAGGTCGTGTCGGCCGGCGGGACCGGCTCCTTCGACCTGAACGAGCTCGCGACCGAGATCCAGGCCGGCTCCTACTCCTTGATGGACACGGCCTACGCGAAGCTCGGGCTGCCCTTCCGGCCCGCGCTCGCGGTCTGGAGCACGGTGGTGTCGGTGGGCCCCGCCTGGGCGGTGTGCGACGCGGGGCTCAAGTCCCTCGGCATGGACCACGGCAATCCCGCGATCGAGGGCGCCCGGGTCTGGTTCTGCTCGGACGAGCACGTGACCTTCGCCGCCGACCCGGAGGCGCCCGGCGGCGCGCGGCAGGTGAAGGTCGGCGACCGCCTGCGCGTGTGGCCGGCGCACGTGGACCCGACCGTCGCCTACCACGAGCGCCTCCACCTCGTCGAGGGCGACCGGGTCGTCGAGAGCTGGGCCGTCGACCTGCGGGGCTGGTGA
- a CDS encoding ABC transporter ATP-binding protein gives MFAFELAAATKHYARRRALAGVDLVVREHAAVGLLGPNGAGKTTALRLLLGFARPSRGAARLRGRDPYDPASRAGVGYLPERLALPGALTLRRFLRVHAALAGLSGTAAGRALEAAADTTGVRERLDERLGSLSKGLAQRAGFASALLGDPAVLVLDEPTSGLDPLGVRDARDWIQAARARGATVLVSSHVLSEVERTCDEVVILHEGRVAAGGPLGALVQPGESLEDAFVRAVRG, from the coding sequence GTGTTCGCCTTCGAGCTCGCCGCCGCCACGAAGCACTACGCCCGCCGGCGGGCCCTGGCCGGGGTGGATCTCGTCGTCCGCGAGCACGCCGCGGTCGGCCTGCTCGGCCCGAACGGCGCCGGCAAGACGACGGCGCTGCGCCTGCTGCTCGGCTTCGCGCGCCCGAGCCGCGGCGCCGCGCGCCTGCGCGGGCGCGATCCCTACGACCCGGCGTCGCGGGCCGGCGTCGGCTACCTGCCCGAGCGGCTGGCCCTGCCGGGCGCGCTGACCCTGCGGCGCTTCCTCCGCGTCCACGCCGCGCTCGCCGGGCTCTCGGGCACCGCGGCCGGGCGCGCGCTGGAGGCCGCTGCCGACACGACCGGCGTGCGCGAGCGGCTCGACGAGCGCCTGGGGTCGCTCTCGAAGGGGCTCGCGCAGCGTGCCGGCTTCGCGAGCGCGCTGCTCGGCGACCCGGCCGTGCTCGTCCTCGACGAGCCGACCAGCGGCCTCGACCCGCTCGGCGTCCGCGACGCGCGCGACTGGATCCAGGCCGCGCGTGCGCGCGGCGCCACGGTGCTGGTCTCCTCGCACGTGCTCTCCGAGGTCGAGCGCACCTGCGACGAGGTCGTGATCCTGCACGAGGGGCGCGTCGCCGCGGGCGGCCCGCTCGGCGCGCTGGTGCAGCCGGGGGAGTCGCTCGAGGACGCCTTCGTGCGCGCGGTACGCGGGTGA
- a CDS encoding alpha/beta fold hydrolase, protein MTGSASRGRNRALAAGLAALLATGAAGAAAAGGPHASWNGSGVGREPAREHESGLAHRQRPVLESPVFVERECWWPRPETIPADTTITCGTVAVPDDRERQRPPPWHPWRGRSWIQLAVARIHRAGADPAAPPILVLHGGPGGSALTAAPAGLARLPALAGRDLITFDQRGAGRSLPSLECPEKEEAILAALGAAASWRTELADNRRAVKACRDRLVRSGVDLDDYDTPASVADMESIRRAFGVDTWNVYGGSYGTRLALDYARKHPRRVRSLLLDSVYPPDVGGVHRTLSLPDRAVDVLAAACAADPACNASFPALGATIDAAAASFDADPETIDATYTVGGETFTRSFTLTGADVRGGLFSALYQTSLIPLLPSVADSLAAGERGIIPLFISLGVPQLLQLSEGAYLSVDCADGQRLHPPRRVRGALRGAGRDGLVLLGFSQPFCDVWDVESVPRSFQDPVTVDVPTLVFAGTLDPITPHEDSQAQAARMPNARFVSAPRAGHGAAGFDACTYGAMQSFWEDPAAPLPACLELLEPLPFVTY, encoded by the coding sequence ATGACCGGGAGCGCGAGCAGGGGGAGGAATCGGGCCCTCGCGGCCGGACTGGCGGCGCTGCTCGCCACCGGTGCGGCCGGTGCGGCCGCTGCGGGCGGGCCGCACGCGTCCTGGAACGGGAGCGGCGTCGGGCGCGAGCCCGCCCGCGAGCACGAGAGCGGGCTCGCGCATCGCCAGCGGCCCGTGCTCGAGTCCCCCGTCTTCGTCGAGCGCGAATGCTGGTGGCCGCGCCCCGAGACGATCCCGGCCGACACCACCATCACCTGCGGCACCGTCGCGGTGCCGGACGATCGCGAGCGCCAGCGCCCGCCGCCGTGGCACCCCTGGCGGGGCAGGTCGTGGATCCAGCTCGCCGTCGCCCGCATCCACCGCGCGGGCGCCGACCCGGCCGCGCCGCCGATCCTCGTGCTGCACGGCGGGCCCGGCGGCAGCGCCCTGACGGCGGCGCCGGCCGGCCTGGCGAGGCTGCCCGCGCTTGCCGGCCGCGACCTCATCACCTTCGACCAGCGCGGGGCCGGCCGTTCGCTCCCGAGCCTGGAGTGCCCCGAGAAGGAGGAGGCGATCCTGGCCGCGCTCGGCGCCGCCGCCTCGTGGAGGACGGAGCTCGCCGACAACCGCAGGGCCGTGAAGGCCTGCCGCGACCGGCTCGTCCGCTCCGGCGTCGATCTCGACGACTACGACACGCCGGCCTCGGTCGCCGACATGGAGTCGATCCGGCGCGCGTTCGGCGTCGACACCTGGAACGTGTACGGTGGCTCGTACGGGACGCGTCTCGCCCTCGACTATGCGCGCAAGCACCCGCGCCGGGTCCGCTCCCTGCTCCTCGATTCGGTGTATCCGCCCGACGTCGGGGGCGTGCACCGCACGCTGTCGCTGCCGGACCGCGCCGTGGACGTCCTGGCGGCGGCATGCGCGGCCGACCCCGCCTGCAACGCCTCCTTCCCCGCGCTCGGCGCGACGATCGACGCCGCCGCGGCGTCGTTCGACGCGGATCCCGAGACGATCGACGCCACCTACACGGTGGGCGGCGAGACCTTCACGCGCTCGTTCACGCTGACCGGTGCGGACGTGCGCGGGGGCCTGTTCTCGGCCCTCTACCAGACGTCGCTGATCCCGCTCCTGCCCTCCGTGGCCGACAGCCTCGCTGCGGGCGAGCGCGGCATCATCCCGCTCTTCATCAGCCTGGGCGTCCCGCAGCTGCTCCAGCTCTCCGAGGGCGCCTACCTGTCGGTGGACTGCGCCGACGGGCAGCGCCTCCACCCCCCGCGGCGGGTTCGCGGGGCGCTGCGCGGCGCCGGCCGGGACGGGCTGGTCCTGCTCGGCTTCTCGCAGCCCTTCTGCGACGTGTGGGACGTGGAGTCGGTGCCGCGGAGCTTCCAGGACCCGGTGACGGTGGACGTCCCGACGCTGGTCTTCGCCGGCACGCTCGACCCGATCACGCCCCACGAGGACTCGCAGGCCCAGGCCGCACGCATGCCGAACGCGCGCTTCGTCTCGGCGCCGCGCGCGGGCCACGGCGCCGCCGGCTTCGACGCCTGCACCTACGGGGCGATGCAGAGCTTCTGGGAGGATCCGGCGGCGCCACTGCCGGCCTGCCTCGAGCTGCTCGAGCCGCTGCCCTTCGTCACGTACTGA
- the mtnA gene encoding S-methyl-5-thioribose-1-phosphate isomerase has product MSAPGWFTLRWDGDAVLLLDQRRLPREEVVVRLATVEEVARAIETMVVRGAPAIGCTAALGVALAAVRSTAGGAGALRGEVEDAIARLARTRPTAVNLFWALGRMRAVLAEGDRAGTLRERLVAEAQRIVAEDVAACRAIGRAGLAAIPPRARVLTHCNAGALATAGYGTALGVVRAAHEAGRLERVLADETRPFLQGARLTAWELARDGIPVTVIADVMAGHLLQQGEVDVVVVGADRIAANGDVANKIGTYPLAVLAREHGVPFYVAAPLSTVDPVTPDGGAIPIEERGRAELARIGETELLPEGVPVRHPAFDVTPHRLLSGIVTERGIARAPFAESLRALLDAARVEAASEAG; this is encoded by the coding sequence ATGAGCGCTCCGGGGTGGTTCACGCTGCGCTGGGACGGCGACGCCGTGCTGCTGCTCGACCAGCGCCGGCTGCCGCGGGAAGAGGTCGTGGTGCGTCTCGCGACGGTCGAGGAGGTGGCGCGAGCGATCGAGACGATGGTGGTGCGCGGGGCGCCCGCGATCGGCTGCACGGCGGCGCTCGGTGTGGCGCTGGCGGCCGTGCGCTCGACGGCGGGTGGCGCCGGGGCCCTGCGCGGCGAGGTCGAGGACGCGATCGCGCGCCTCGCGCGCACGCGGCCCACCGCGGTGAACCTGTTCTGGGCGCTGGGGCGCATGCGCGCCGTCCTCGCGGAGGGGGACCGCGCGGGTACGCTGCGCGAACGGCTCGTCGCCGAGGCGCAGCGGATCGTCGCGGAGGACGTGGCCGCGTGTCGGGCGATCGGCCGGGCGGGGCTCGCGGCGATCCCTCCGAGGGCGCGCGTGCTCACGCACTGCAACGCCGGCGCGCTCGCGACCGCGGGCTACGGCACCGCGCTCGGGGTGGTGCGCGCGGCGCACGAAGCGGGCCGGCTCGAGCGCGTGCTCGCCGACGAGACACGCCCCTTCCTGCAGGGGGCGCGCCTCACGGCCTGGGAGCTCGCGCGCGACGGCATCCCGGTGACCGTGATCGCCGACGTGATGGCGGGCCATCTGCTGCAGCAGGGCGAGGTGGACGTGGTGGTGGTGGGCGCCGACCGGATCGCGGCCAACGGCGACGTCGCGAACAAGATCGGCACCTATCCGCTGGCGGTGCTGGCGCGCGAGCACGGGGTCCCGTTCTACGTCGCGGCGCCGCTCTCGACGGTGGACCCCGTGACGCCGGACGGCGGCGCGATCCCGATCGAGGAGCGCGGGCGCGCCGAGCTGGCGCGGATCGGCGAGACGGAGCTCCTGCCCGAGGGCGTCCCGGTGCGCCACCCGGCCTTCGACGTGACGCCGCACCGGCTCCTGAGCGGCATCGTGACCGAGCGCGGGATCGCACGGGCGCCCTTCGCGGAGAGCCTGCGCGCGCTGCTCGACGCGGCCCGGGTGGAAGCGGCGAGCGAGGCGGGCTAA
- a CDS encoding cupin domain-containing protein, with the protein MELRHIPWTDLGAPGELSLRRGLEADGFEVTVWRDPADRSYDAHTHADDERLQVVRGRIVFQVAGRVFPLGPGDALELPRGTLHSAQAGPDGAVYLIARRLDEA; encoded by the coding sequence GTGGAGCTCCGACACATTCCGTGGACCGACCTCGGGGCGCCCGGCGAGCTGTCACTGCGCCGCGGACTCGAGGCCGACGGCTTCGAGGTGACGGTCTGGCGCGATCCCGCCGACCGCAGCTACGACGCGCACACCCACGCCGACGACGAGCGCCTCCAGGTCGTACGCGGGCGCATCGTCTTCCAGGTCGCGGGACGGGTCTTCCCGCTCGGACCGGGCGACGCCCTCGAGCTCCCGCGCGGCACCCTCCACAGCGCCCAGGCCGGCCCCGACGGCGCCGTCTACCTGATCGCGCGCCGGCTCGACGAGGCCTGA
- a CDS encoding branched-chain amino acid transaminase: MSSSGTTQVRGEKIWMDGALVPWDEATVHVLTHTLHYGLGVFEGIRCYRTADGRSAVFRLGEHVRRLLESAHINLMAVPFTKEQIEQGILETLAANRLAEGYIRPLVFVGHGAMGLNPGDNPVRVAIAVWPWGKYLGDEGMERGIRAKISTFARHHVNAKMTKGKTCGDYVNSILAKREALLDGYDEAILLDTQGLVAEASGENLFLVRGGVLRTPPLPAVLAGITREAILALARDRGIPVEESGITRDELYIADEVFLTGTAAEVTPIREIDRRRIGEGRRGPVTKALQTAFFDLVAGKDRKYEGWLRYC, encoded by the coding sequence ATGAGCAGTTCGGGCACGACACAGGTCCGCGGCGAGAAGATCTGGATGGACGGCGCGCTGGTGCCGTGGGACGAGGCCACCGTGCACGTCCTCACGCACACGCTGCACTACGGGCTCGGCGTCTTCGAGGGGATCCGCTGCTACCGCACGGCGGACGGCCGCTCGGCGGTCTTCCGGCTCGGCGAGCACGTGCGGCGGCTGCTCGAGTCGGCGCACATCAACCTGATGGCGGTGCCGTTCACGAAGGAGCAGATCGAGCAGGGGATCCTGGAGACGCTCGCGGCCAACCGGCTGGCCGAGGGCTACATCCGGCCGCTGGTCTTCGTCGGGCACGGCGCCATGGGGCTCAACCCGGGCGACAACCCGGTGCGCGTCGCGATCGCCGTCTGGCCCTGGGGAAAGTACCTGGGCGACGAGGGCATGGAACGCGGCATCCGCGCCAAGATCTCGACCTTCGCGCGCCACCACGTCAACGCGAAGATGACCAAGGGCAAGACCTGCGGCGACTACGTGAACTCGATCCTCGCCAAGCGCGAGGCGCTGCTCGACGGCTACGACGAGGCGATCCTGCTCGACACCCAGGGCCTCGTCGCCGAGGCGAGCGGGGAGAACCTGTTCCTGGTGCGCGGCGGCGTCCTGCGCACGCCGCCGCTGCCGGCCGTGCTGGCCGGGATCACCCGCGAGGCCATCCTCGCCCTCGCGCGCGACCGCGGCATCCCGGTCGAGGAGAGCGGGATCACCCGCGACGAGCTCTACATCGCCGACGAGGTCTTCCTGACCGGCACGGCCGCCGAGGTGACCCCGATCCGCGAGATCGACCGCCGCCGGATCGGCGAAGGCCGCCGCGGCCCCGTGACCAAGGCGCTCCAGACCGCGTTCTTCGACCTCGTGGCCGGGAAGGATCGGAAGTACGAGGGGTGGCTGAGGTATTGCTAG
- a CDS encoding SDR family oxidoreductase yields the protein MSAAHPLAGKTAVVTGASSGIGRAIARQLGLAGAHVTLGGRTRAAMEETARELEKAGGGARVVTLDVREPAQVRALVEGAVEATGRLDVMVNNAGVSFPGKIAEGEPEEWRAMLETNVLALLVGAQAAIRAMRRCGAQGHIVNISSIAAQRNNSGVYGATKHAVNCIHHTLREELEGDTIRVVNVMPGAIATNFARNFDPAFVAGIVKATGLEVEVKKGERLPDEVVEKLQPALQQLLGSPDDVAKAVLYAVTQPIEVNVAEIVVRPPRQIAL from the coding sequence ATGTCCGCAGCCCATCCCCTCGCCGGCAAGACCGCGGTCGTGACCGGCGCCTCGAGCGGCATCGGCCGCGCCATCGCCCGCCAGCTCGGCCTGGCCGGCGCCCACGTGACCCTCGGCGGGCGCACCCGCGCCGCGATGGAGGAGACCGCCCGCGAGCTCGAGAAGGCCGGCGGCGGGGCGCGGGTCGTCACCCTCGACGTGCGTGAGCCGGCGCAGGTGCGCGCGCTCGTCGAGGGCGCCGTCGAGGCGACCGGCCGGCTCGACGTCATGGTCAACAACGCCGGCGTGTCGTTTCCGGGCAAGATCGCGGAGGGCGAGCCCGAGGAGTGGCGCGCGATGCTCGAGACCAACGTGCTCGCGCTCCTGGTCGGCGCGCAGGCGGCGATCCGCGCGATGCGCCGGTGCGGCGCGCAGGGCCACATCGTGAACATCTCCTCGATCGCGGCGCAGCGCAACAACTCCGGCGTGTACGGCGCCACCAAGCACGCCGTGAACTGCATCCACCACACGCTGCGCGAGGAGCTGGAGGGCGACACGATCCGGGTCGTGAACGTGATGCCCGGCGCGATCGCCACCAACTTCGCGCGGAACTTCGACCCCGCCTTCGTGGCGGGCATCGTGAAGGCGACCGGCCTGGAGGTCGAGGTGAAGAAGGGCGAGCGGCTGCCCGACGAGGTGGTGGAGAAGCTCCAGCCCGCGCTACAGCAGCTCCTCGGCAGCCCCGACGACGTGGCAAAGGCGGTGCTCTACGCCGTCACCCAGCCGATCGAGGTGAACGTCGCCGAGATCGTCGTGCGCCCGCCGCGGCAGATCGCGCTCTGA
- a CDS encoding metallophosphoesterase, giving the protein MASGPAARPAARSRRVTAGLAFLAVFLTLALAIHAYLAQRLVLAPAWPGAWQAAGLGLLGAGFTALLVQVFVRRRTSRALGVLAWSAYTWLGLVFLLLVATLASDAALALLGAAEPAGATGGVAPARVRALVAAVVGLSLAAAALRGGMAPPSLVRVEIPLARWPRALDGFRIVQLSDLHLGPLLDRRFAASLVERVTALAPDLVVVTGDLVDGGVGRVGDEVAPLGALRARHGVWFVTGNHDYYSGADDWVARVSALGWRALRNERVAIGADGAGFDLAGVDDHHGALVGPGGGEDLERALAGRDPERPVVLLAHDPATFRRAARREVDLQLSGHTHGGQIWPFRWAVRLTVPWVEGLHRVGRSTLYVSRGTGFWGPPMRLRAPAEISELVLRYPGGSAQ; this is encoded by the coding sequence ATGGCCTCCGGCCCCGCCGCCCGCCCCGCTGCCCGCTCGCGCCGCGTCACGGCGGGCCTCGCCTTCCTGGCGGTGTTCCTGACGCTCGCGCTGGCGATCCACGCCTATCTGGCGCAGCGGCTGGTCCTGGCCCCCGCCTGGCCCGGTGCCTGGCAGGCCGCGGGGCTCGGCCTCCTCGGCGCCGGCTTCACGGCGCTGCTCGTGCAGGTCTTCGTCCGCCGGCGCACGAGCCGCGCGCTCGGCGTGCTCGCCTGGAGCGCCTACACCTGGCTCGGTCTCGTGTTCCTGCTGCTCGTCGCCACGCTCGCGAGCGACGCGGCGCTGGCCCTGCTCGGCGCCGCCGAGCCGGCCGGCGCGACCGGCGGCGTCGCCCCGGCCCGGGTGCGCGCGCTGGTGGCGGCGGTGGTCGGGCTCTCGCTGGCCGCTGCCGCGCTGCGCGGGGGCATGGCCCCGCCGTCGCTCGTGCGCGTCGAGATCCCGCTCGCCCGCTGGCCCCGCGCGCTCGACGGCTTCCGCATCGTGCAGCTCTCCGACCTGCACCTGGGCCCGCTCCTCGACCGGCGCTTCGCGGCCTCGCTCGTCGAGCGCGTCACCGCGCTCGCGCCCGACCTCGTCGTGGTGACCGGCGACCTGGTCGACGGCGGTGTCGGGCGGGTCGGGGACGAGGTGGCGCCGCTCGGCGCGCTGCGTGCGCGCCACGGCGTCTGGTTCGTGACCGGCAACCACGACTACTACTCGGGCGCCGACGACTGGGTGGCGCGCGTGAGCGCGCTCGGCTGGCGCGCGCTGCGCAACGAGCGGGTCGCGATCGGGGCGGACGGTGCGGGCTTCGACCTGGCGGGCGTCGACGACCACCACGGCGCGCTCGTCGGGCCCGGCGGCGGCGAGGACCTCGAGCGCGCGCTCGCCGGGCGCGACCCGGAGCGCCCCGTCGTCCTGCTCGCGCACGATCCGGCGACCTTCCGGCGCGCCGCGCGCCGCGAGGTCGACCTCCAGCTCTCGGGCCACACCCACGGCGGCCAGATCTGGCCCTTCCGCTGGGCGGTGCGGCTCACCGTGCCGTGGGTCGAGGGCCTGCACCGGGTCGGGCGCAGCACGCTCTACGTGAGCCGCGGCACCGGCTTCTGGGGCCCGCCGATGCGGCTGCGCGCGCCGGCCGAGATCAGCGAGCTGGTGCTGCGCTACCCGGGCGGCTCCGCCCAGTAG
- the thiD gene encoding bifunctional hydroxymethylpyrimidine kinase/phosphomethylpyrimidine kinase codes for MPPPIALTIAGSDPGGGAGIQADLKTFHRLGVYGTSALTLVTAQNTLGVERVDVLAPATVSAQIDALAADLRPAAVKTGALGAAPVVAAVATALARHGLRPLVVDPVMLSKHGDPLLATGDVDALRRLLLPHATLLTPNLPEAAALLGGGALEREADVEAAARALAALGPAAVLVKGGHGEGPEVADLLFADGSCTWLRAPRLPTRHTHGTGCALSAAITARLAHGDGLERAVRRARAWLQRAIAGAPGLGAGQGPLDYWAEPPG; via the coding sequence ATGCCGCCGCCGATCGCGCTCACCATCGCCGGCTCGGACCCGGGCGGCGGCGCCGGGATCCAGGCCGATCTCAAGACCTTCCATCGCCTCGGCGTGTACGGGACCAGCGCGCTGACCCTGGTGACCGCGCAGAACACCCTCGGCGTCGAGCGGGTGGACGTGCTCGCGCCGGCGACCGTGTCGGCCCAGATCGACGCGCTGGCGGCGGACCTGCGCCCGGCCGCGGTGAAGACCGGGGCGCTCGGCGCGGCCCCGGTCGTCGCGGCGGTGGCCACCGCGCTCGCCCGGCACGGGCTGCGCCCGCTGGTGGTGGACCCCGTCATGCTCTCGAAGCACGGCGATCCCCTGCTCGCGACCGGCGACGTCGACGCCCTGCGCCGGCTCCTGCTCCCCCACGCGACGCTGCTCACGCCGAACCTCCCCGAGGCCGCCGCGCTGCTCGGCGGCGGGGCGCTCGAGCGCGAGGCCGACGTCGAGGCGGCGGCGCGCGCGCTGGCCGCGCTCGGCCCCGCGGCGGTGCTCGTGAAGGGCGGCCACGGAGAAGGCCCGGAGGTGGCCGACCTCCTGTTCGCGGACGGGAGCTGCACCTGGCTGCGTGCGCCCCGCCTCCCGACCCGACACACCCACGGGACGGGCTGCGCCCTCTCGGCGGCGATCACGGCGCGGCTCGCCCACGGCGACGGCCTCGAGCGCGCGGTGCGCCGGGCGCGCGCCTGGCTCCAGCGCGCGATCGCCGGTGCCCCGGGGCTCGGCGCGGGCCAGGGGCCGCTCGACTACTGGGCGGAGCCGCCCGGGTAG
- a CDS encoding MgtC/SapB family protein — translation MDLDDPPALVGFAIALLLGALIGLEREKRIAEELESGVRKQRGIGGLRTFILFAEAGALAAWLSLELGTPWLFVGVGAMVTAVVLAGYTATSREEGQLGLTTETAALVTFLLGATVLVGHAGMAVALAIATSAVLAFKRPLHGLVERIDRDDLYAGLELLIAAFIVLPVLPNRPVDPWGVLNPWKMWWLVILISALSLVGYVATRALGAGRGIPLTGLAGGLVSSTAVTLSLARRSAEGRGDARLDHALTAGILLAWATMFARIGVLVAAVNAPLLPGIAGPLGAMIAVTGLAAAWHHGRSRAHGAGGDALPLANPFRLVPAIRFALLYAGVLLAVAFAEGRFPARGLYAVAALAGLTDVDAITLSVAQPNEAVAAGPAIAAIAIAAASNTLVKCALAAGIGSRALRRHVVTVTAALLVTAAAAWALATLST, via the coding sequence ATGGACCTCGACGACCCTCCGGCGCTCGTCGGCTTCGCGATCGCGCTCCTGCTCGGCGCACTGATCGGGCTCGAGCGCGAGAAGCGGATCGCGGAGGAGCTCGAGAGCGGCGTGCGCAAGCAGCGCGGGATCGGCGGGCTGCGCACCTTCATCCTGTTCGCCGAGGCGGGCGCCCTGGCGGCCTGGCTCTCGCTCGAGCTCGGGACGCCGTGGCTCTTCGTCGGCGTGGGCGCCATGGTGACGGCAGTGGTCCTGGCCGGCTACACCGCGACCTCGCGCGAGGAGGGCCAGCTCGGCCTCACCACCGAGACCGCCGCGCTCGTGACCTTCCTGCTCGGCGCGACGGTCCTGGTCGGACACGCCGGAATGGCGGTCGCGCTCGCCATCGCCACCTCGGCGGTGCTCGCCTTCAAGCGACCGCTGCACGGGCTCGTCGAGCGCATCGACCGCGACGATCTCTACGCCGGGCTCGAGCTCCTGATCGCGGCCTTCATCGTGCTGCCGGTGCTCCCGAACCGGCCGGTCGACCCGTGGGGCGTGCTCAACCCGTGGAAGATGTGGTGGCTCGTGATCCTGATCTCGGCGCTGTCGCTGGTCGGCTACGTGGCGACGCGCGCGCTCGGCGCGGGACGCGGGATCCCGCTGACGGGGCTGGCGGGGGGCCTCGTGTCGTCGACCGCGGTGACCCTCTCGCTCGCGCGCCGCAGCGCCGAGGGGCGCGGCGACGCACGCCTCGACCACGCCCTGACCGCGGGGATCCTGCTCGCCTGGGCGACGATGTTCGCCCGCATCGGGGTCCTCGTGGCAGCGGTGAACGCGCCGCTCCTGCCGGGGATCGCCGGGCCGCTCGGCGCGATGATCGCGGTCACCGGCCTTGCCGCCGCCTGGCATCACGGGCGCAGCCGTGCGCACGGCGCCGGCGGCGATGCGCTCCCCCTCGCGAATCCCTTCCGCCTCGTGCCGGCGATCCGCTTCGCGCTGCTCTACGCGGGGGTGCTGCTCGCGGTCGCGTTCGCCGAAGGCCGCTTCCCGGCACGCGGCCTCTACGCGGTGGCAGCGCTCGCGGGGCTCACCGACGTCGACGCGATCACGCTCTCGGTGGCACAGCCGAACGAAGCCGTGGCGGCCGGGCCGGCGATCGCGGCGATCGCGATCGCAGCGGCCAGCAACACCCTGGTGAAGTGCGCCCTGGCCGCCGGGATCGGGTCCCGCGCGCTGCGCCGCCACGTCGTGACGGTGACGGCCGCGCTGCTCGTGACCGCCGCCGCCGCATGGGCGCTCGCGACCCTCAGTACGTGA